The Pseudomonas iranensis genome includes a window with the following:
- a CDS encoding DUF6279 family lipoprotein: protein MSRWFKQIAALLIFTLALGACSRVGLAYRNLDVIIPWSLSDYVDMNGEQKDWFSERLKEHLSWHCTTQLPGYLDWLDRLQAMVESNQVSDAALQERTAEAKQAIAETAREITPSAIELLQGLDDKQVAEMNDAFAKDLRKRQQEYVKPPLAQQIKERGERMEKRLNDWLGPLSDTQKQRVVAWTNALGDQNTQWIANRAHWQQQFSAAVAQRQSPEFPQRIETLLVNRERLWTADYRKAYANTEAQARSLFVDLMAESTPQQRERLLKKIEGVRKDFNDLKCLKAAQKP from the coding sequence ATGTCTCGCTGGTTCAAACAGATTGCCGCCCTGCTGATCTTCACCCTCGCCCTCGGCGCTTGCAGCCGCGTGGGCCTGGCCTACCGCAACCTCGACGTGATTATCCCGTGGTCGCTCAGCGATTACGTGGACATGAACGGCGAGCAGAAAGACTGGTTCAGCGAACGGCTCAAGGAACACCTGAGCTGGCACTGCACCACGCAGTTACCCGGTTACCTCGACTGGCTGGACCGTTTGCAGGCCATGGTCGAGAGCAATCAGGTCAGCGACGCCGCGCTACAGGAGCGCACCGCCGAAGCCAAGCAGGCCATCGCCGAAACCGCCCGGGAAATCACCCCTTCGGCCATCGAGCTGCTGCAAGGCCTGGACGATAAACAGGTGGCAGAAATGAACGACGCGTTTGCCAAGGATTTGCGCAAACGTCAGCAGGAATACGTGAAACCGCCGCTGGCCCAGCAGATCAAGGAACGCGGCGAGCGCATGGAAAAACGCCTGAACGATTGGCTAGGCCCGCTCAGTGATACACAGAAACAACGCGTCGTGGCTTGGACCAATGCCTTGGGCGACCAGAACACCCAATGGATCGCCAATCGCGCGCACTGGCAGCAACAGTTCAGCGCCGCCGTCGCGCAACGCCAAAGCCCCGAATTCCCACAACGCATCGAGACACTTCTGGTCAACCGCGAGCGCTTATGGACAGCGGATTACCGCAAGGCCTACGCCAATACTGAAGCGCAGGCACGATCGCTATTTGTCGACCTGATGGCTGAAAGCACGCCGCAACAGCGTGAGCGCTTGCTCAAGAAGATTGAGGGAGTACGCAAAGACTTCAATGACCTGAAGTGCCTGAAGGCCGCGCAGAAACCTTGA
- a CDS encoding TorF family putative porin: protein MRPFPCLLFVSLLSGATAHAQVFQGELGDFDLKLGTTPSRSMAQGLVKPAAVGSFHGGLDLSHDSGVYFGQYAPSMGISPGKNLEIDSYVGFKQPFDQVLGYEVGMIHYSYPRVDTLDSQELFGGLTLLGSRFGIALSNDPDKQNNTLFADLTGNQPFGIGVSMKYTTHQLNTPAAVDGGYISSFTDWSVKLSRPFMGVDLDLIYSDSSLSGSDCSAYSGHNSECDGLVTLKAVRTFY from the coding sequence ATGCGCCCATTTCCCTGTTTATTGTTCGTCAGCCTGCTGTCAGGCGCGACCGCGCACGCGCAGGTTTTTCAGGGTGAACTGGGTGACTTCGATCTCAAGCTGGGCACCACGCCCAGCCGCAGCATGGCCCAGGGTCTGGTGAAACCGGCGGCGGTCGGCTCGTTCCACGGTGGCCTTGATCTGAGCCACGACAGCGGCGTGTATTTCGGCCAGTACGCGCCGAGCATGGGCATCAGCCCGGGCAAGAACCTCGAGATCGATTCCTACGTCGGCTTCAAGCAACCTTTCGATCAGGTGCTCGGCTATGAAGTCGGGATGATCCATTACAGCTATCCCCGCGTGGACACCCTCGACAGCCAGGAGCTGTTCGGCGGTCTGACCTTGCTCGGCAGTCGCTTCGGCATCGCATTGAGCAACGACCCGGATAAACAGAACAACACCTTGTTTGCCGACCTCACTGGCAATCAGCCGTTCGGCATCGGCGTGAGCATGAAATACACCACGCACCAGTTGAATACACCGGCGGCGGTGGACGGTGGCTATATCAGCAGTTTCACTGATTGGTCGGTGAAACTGTCGCGGCCGTTCATGGGCGTCGATCTTGATCTGATCTACAGCGACTCCAGCCTCAGCGGCAGTGATTGCTCGGCCTATTCCGGGCACAACAGCGAGTGCGACGGCCTCGTCACCCTCAAGGCTGTACGCACGTTCTATTGA